Proteins encoded in a region of the Limanda limanda chromosome 17, fLimLim1.1, whole genome shotgun sequence genome:
- the arhgdia gene encoding rho GDP-dissociation inhibitor 1: MAEQEPTEEQLAAIAAANDEAEAAANYKPPAQKTLQEIQELDKDDESLRKYKEALLGKSGVVKDPNAPNIQVTRMTLVCATAPFPLVLDLQGDLDNFRKNPFVLKEGVEYRIKINFKVNKEIVSGLKYNQQSFRKGIKVDKSDYMVGSYGPRPDEEYEFLTSMEEAPKGMLARGTYDIKSKFTDDDKHDHLSWDWSLSIKKEWKD; encoded by the exons ATGGCAGAGCAGGAGCCTACAGAGGAGCAGCTGGCAGCGATCGCAGCCGCCAACGACGAGGCCGAGGCCGCGGCCAACTACAAGCCCCCCGCCCAGAAGACCCTGCAGGAGATCCAGGAGCTGGACAAGGATGACGAGAGCCTGCGCAAGTACAAGGAGGCGCTGCTGGGGAAAAGCGGCGTGGTTAAAG ATCCCAACGCCCCAAACATCCAGGTGACGCGAATGACTCTGGTCTGTGCCACTGCGCCGTTCCCCCTGGTCCTCGATCTACAGG GAGACTTGGACAACTTCAGGAAGAACCCGTTTGTGCTGAAGGAGGGAGTCGAATACAGAATAAAGATCAACTTCAAG GTCAACAAGGAGATCGTGTCCGGCCTGAAGTACAATCAGCAGTCTTTCAGGAAAGGAATCAAAG TGGACAAGTCCGACTACATGGTCGGCAGCTACGGGCCCAGACCGGATGAGGAGTACGAGTTCCTCACCTCCATGGAGGAGGCGCCCAAGGGGATGCTGGCCCGCGGCACCTACGACATCAAGTCCAAGTTCACCGACGACGACAAACACGACCACCTGTCCTGGGACTGGAGCCTCTCTATCAAGAAAGAGTGGAAAGACTGA
- the cdr2l gene encoding cerebellar degeneration-related protein 2-like isoform X2, producing the protein MLRAGGMEEFVTEEEEPWYDQRDLEQDLHLAAELGKTLLERNKELEDSLQQMYINNEDQVQEIEYLSKQLEMLREMNEQHAKVYEQLDVTARELEITNEKLVLESKTSQQKIDRMTGTVETLQGQVDSLTTRVEELRTLEELRVHREKKERRKTVHSFPCLKELCTAPRYEDGFLLANPGSVDLAEGQPADEENERLRDIVSSLRSAMSAERSKREGAERECSSVLQEFERLEQRLLGAEGCQLRVRELEAELQEMQQLRKSRMCLMGGMEDGLETLLSNGPETDTPEVCTGLEEGGEGGGGESGGNGQQGGPVRKSCSDTALNAISARDASGRRQGSYAMHANGVRKRGMSILREVDEQYHALLEKYEELLGKCRRHEESLCHAGSQTSRPVSRDPSMKGYSTICAGPSTSGAAAAALEGISRQVEQVDKRLSQNTPEYKALFKEIFSRLQKTKSDMNPGKSRKRNK; encoded by the exons ACCTGCACTTGGCCGCAGAGCTCGGTAAGACTCTGCTGGAGCGCaacaaggagctggaggactCCCTCCAACAGATGTACATCAACAATGAGGACCAAGTGCAAGAGATAGAG TACTTGTCCAAGCAGCTGGAAATGCTGCGGGAGATGAACGAGCAGCACGCGAAGGTGTACGAGCAGCTGGACGTCACCGCCCGAGAGCTGGAGATCACCAACGAGAAGCTGGTGCTGGAGAGCAAGACCTCGCAGCAGAAGATCGACAG gaTGACAGGCACCGTGGAGACCTTGCAGGGTCAGGTGGACAGTCTGACCACTCGGGTGGAGGAGCTGCGGaccctggaggagctgagggtccacagagagaagaaggagcgACGCAAGACGGTGCACTCGTTCCCCTGCCTCAAGGAGCTCTGCACCGCCCCAAG gtACGAGGACGGGTTCCTGTTGGCCAACCCGGGCAGCGTGGACCTGGCCGAGGGTCAGCCGGCGGACGAGGAGAACGAGCGCCTGCGGGACATCGTCTCGTCCCTGCGCTCGGCCATGTCCGCCGAGCGCTCCAAGCGGGAGGGCGCCGAGCGGGAGTGCTCCTCCGTGCTGCAGGAGTTCGAGCGCCTGGAGCAGCGCCTCCTGGGAGCCGAGGGCTGCCAGCTGAGGGTCCGCGAGCTGGAGGCCGAGCTGCAGGAAATGCAGCAGCTGAGGAAGTCCCGGATGTGTCTGATGGGGGGGATGGAGGACGGCCTGGAGACGCTGCTCAGCAACGGCCCGGAGACAGACACCCCGGAGGTGTGCACCgggctggaggagggaggggaaggaggcGGTGGAGAGTCGGGGGGCAACGGGCAGCAGGGGGGTCCGGTGAGGAAGAGCTGCAGCGACACGGCCCTGAACGCCATCTCGGCCCGGGACGCTTCGGGCAGACGCCAGGGCAGCTACGCCATGCATGCCAACGGCGTGCGCAAGCGGGGCATGTCCATCCTGCGGGAGGTGGACGAGCAGTACCACGCGCTGCTGGAGAAGTACGAGGAGCTGCTGGGGAAGTGCCGGCGCCACGAGGAGAGCCTGTGCCACGCCGGGTCACAGACCTCCAGGCCCGTCTCCAGGGACCCGTCCATGAAGGGCTACAGCACGATCTGCGCCGGGCCCTCCACCTCAggggccgccgccgcc GCCCTGGAGGGGATCAGCCggcaggtggagcaggtggaCAAACGGCTCAGCCAGAACACGCCCGAGTACAAGGCGCTGTTCAAGGAGATCTTCTCCCGCCTGCAGAAGACCAAGAGTGACATGAACCCCGgcaagagcaggaagaggaacaaGTGA
- the cdr2l gene encoding cerebellar degeneration-related protein 2-like isoform X1 encodes MLRAGGMEEFVTEEEEPWYDQRDLEQDLHLAAELGKTLLERNKELEDSLQQMYINNEDQVQEIEYLSKQLEMLREMNEQHAKVYEQLDVTARELEITNEKLVLESKTSQQKIDRMTGTVETLQGQVDSLTTRVEELRTLEELRVHREKKERRKTVHSFPCLKELCTAPRYEDGFLLANPGSVDLAEGQPADEENERLRDIVSSLRSAMSAERSKREGAERECSSVLQEFERLEQRLLGAEGCQLRVRELEAELQEMQQLRKSRMCLMGGMEDGLETLLSNGPETDTPEVCTGLEEGGEGGGGESGGNGQQGGPVRKSCSDTALNAISARDASGRRQGSYAMHANGVRKRGMSILREVDEQYHALLEKYEELLGKCRRHEESLCHAGSQTSRPVSRDPSMKGYRAAAAAAGPPTPPQTPSTPEALEGISRQVEQVDKRLSQNTPEYKALFKEIFSRLQKTKSDMNPGKSRKRNK; translated from the exons ACCTGCACTTGGCCGCAGAGCTCGGTAAGACTCTGCTGGAGCGCaacaaggagctggaggactCCCTCCAACAGATGTACATCAACAATGAGGACCAAGTGCAAGAGATAGAG TACTTGTCCAAGCAGCTGGAAATGCTGCGGGAGATGAACGAGCAGCACGCGAAGGTGTACGAGCAGCTGGACGTCACCGCCCGAGAGCTGGAGATCACCAACGAGAAGCTGGTGCTGGAGAGCAAGACCTCGCAGCAGAAGATCGACAG gaTGACAGGCACCGTGGAGACCTTGCAGGGTCAGGTGGACAGTCTGACCACTCGGGTGGAGGAGCTGCGGaccctggaggagctgagggtccacagagagaagaaggagcgACGCAAGACGGTGCACTCGTTCCCCTGCCTCAAGGAGCTCTGCACCGCCCCAAG gtACGAGGACGGGTTCCTGTTGGCCAACCCGGGCAGCGTGGACCTGGCCGAGGGTCAGCCGGCGGACGAGGAGAACGAGCGCCTGCGGGACATCGTCTCGTCCCTGCGCTCGGCCATGTCCGCCGAGCGCTCCAAGCGGGAGGGCGCCGAGCGGGAGTGCTCCTCCGTGCTGCAGGAGTTCGAGCGCCTGGAGCAGCGCCTCCTGGGAGCCGAGGGCTGCCAGCTGAGGGTCCGCGAGCTGGAGGCCGAGCTGCAGGAAATGCAGCAGCTGAGGAAGTCCCGGATGTGTCTGATGGGGGGGATGGAGGACGGCCTGGAGACGCTGCTCAGCAACGGCCCGGAGACAGACACCCCGGAGGTGTGCACCgggctggaggagggaggggaaggaggcGGTGGAGAGTCGGGGGGCAACGGGCAGCAGGGGGGTCCGGTGAGGAAGAGCTGCAGCGACACGGCCCTGAACGCCATCTCGGCCCGGGACGCTTCGGGCAGACGCCAGGGCAGCTACGCCATGCATGCCAACGGCGTGCGCAAGCGGGGCATGTCCATCCTGCGGGAGGTGGACGAGCAGTACCACGCGCTGCTGGAGAAGTACGAGGAGCTGCTGGGGAAGTGCCGGCGCCACGAGGAGAGCCTGTGCCACGCCGGGTCACAGACCTCCAGGCCCGTCTCCAGGGACCCGTCCATGAAGGGCTACA gggccgccgccgccgccgccgggcCTCCGACCCCCCCGCAGACCCCCTCCACCCCCGAGGCCCTGGAGGGGATCAGCCggcaggtggagcaggtggaCAAACGGCTCAGCCAGAACACGCCCGAGTACAAGGCGCTGTTCAAGGAGATCTTCTCCCGCCTGCAGAAGACCAAGAGTGACATGAACCCCGgcaagagcaggaagaggaacaaGTGA